In Gemmobacter sp. 24YEA27, a genomic segment contains:
- the tgt gene encoding tRNA guanosine(34) transglycosylase Tgt: MQERFSFEVKATDGAARQGVIHTPRGDIRTPAFMPVGTAATVKAMMPDSVAATGADILLGNTYHLMLRPGAERIDRLGGLHKLMNWQKPILTDSGGFQVMSLAGLRKLTEEGVTFSSHVDGSKHMLSPERSMEIQKLLGSDIVMCFDECPALPATEEEVAKSMRLSMRWAQRSRDAFGDRPGHALFGIMQGGVTRDLREESAKALTEIGFDGYAVGGLAVGEGQEAMFGVLDYAPGFLPQDKPRYLMGVGKPDDIVGAVERGIDMMDCVLPSRSGRTGQAWTRRGQVNIKNARHQDDPRPLDEACTCPACRSYSRAYLHHVLRSQEIIASMLLTWHNLHYYQELMQGLRDAIGAGQLSSFVADFHAKRAEGDIEPL, from the coding sequence ATGCAGGAGCGGTTCTCGTTCGAGGTGAAGGCGACAGATGGCGCGGCGCGGCAGGGGGTGATTCATACGCCCCGTGGCGATATCCGCACGCCTGCTTTCATGCCGGTCGGCACGGCGGCGACGGTGAAGGCGATGATGCCGGACTCGGTTGCCGCGACCGGGGCGGATATCCTGCTCGGAAATACCTATCACCTGATGCTGCGCCCCGGGGCGGAGCGGATCGACCGGCTTGGCGGGCTGCATAAACTCATGAACTGGCAAAAGCCGATCCTCACCGATTCCGGCGGCTTCCAGGTCATGAGCCTCGCGGGGCTGAGGAAACTGACCGAGGAAGGCGTGACGTTTTCCAGCCATGTTGACGGATCGAAACACATGCTCTCGCCCGAGCGTTCGATGGAGATCCAGAAACTGCTGGGATCCGACATCGTGATGTGTTTCGACGAATGCCCGGCGCTGCCGGCGACCGAGGAAGAGGTCGCGAAATCCATGCGGCTTTCGATGCGCTGGGCGCAGCGCTCACGCGATGCCTTTGGCGACCGGCCCGGACATGCGCTCTTTGGGATCATGCAGGGCGGCGTTACCCGCGATCTGCGCGAGGAATCCGCCAAAGCCCTGACAGAGATCGGCTTTGACGGCTATGCGGTCGGCGGCCTTGCGGTGGGCGAGGGGCAGGAGGCGATGTTCGGCGTACTCGACTATGCCCCCGGGTTCCTGCCGCAGGACAAGCCGCGTTACCTGATGGGGGTCGGCAAGCCTGACGATATCGTCGGCGCGGTCGAGCGCGGCATCGACATGATGGACTGCGTGTTGCCCTCGCGCTCGGGTCGGACCGGTCAGGCCTGGACCCGTCGCGGCCAGGTGAACATCAAGAACGCCCGCCACCAGGACGACCCGCGCCCGCTGGACGAGGCTTGCACCTGCCCGGCCTGCCGCAGCTATTCCCGCGCCTATCTGCATCACGTGCTGCGGTCGCAGGAGATCATCGCCTCGATGCTGCTGACCTGGCACAATCTGCATTATTACCAGGAGCTGATGCAGGGACTGAGGGACGCCATCGGCGCAGGGCAGCTGTCGTCTTTTGTCGCAGATTTCCATGCAAAACGGGCAGAAGGCGATATCGAGCCGCTTTGA
- a CDS encoding TetR/AcrR family transcriptional regulator, with translation MESPAAPAPGPGAIQPRSAGILTAIRSTFAAKGFDGTSMNDLARAAGMSVGNFYRYFPSKTAIVEALVAQDVDEVRAQFEAVLAAPDKMAALRAGIAQHLEETGPDDCRLAAEISASALRQSEISTACLRMEETVCDMLLEVFAAVSGLAPEICRARFSSQARFVVLVLRGYGQRSDLSPDPTLSRLIRRSIDQILDDIHLAPAHG, from the coding sequence ATGGAATCCCCTGCCGCACCCGCCCCCGGTCCTGGCGCGATCCAGCCCCGCAGCGCCGGGATCCTCACCGCGATCCGCAGCACCTTTGCCGCGAAAGGCTTTGACGGCACGTCGATGAATGACCTCGCCCGCGCCGCCGGGATGAGTGTCGGTAATTTCTACCGCTATTTCCCTTCGAAAACCGCGATTGTCGAAGCGCTGGTCGCCCAGGATGTCGATGAGGTGCGCGCACAATTCGAGGCCGTGCTGGCCGCGCCCGACAAGATGGCGGCGCTGCGCGCTGGCATCGCGCAGCATCTGGAAGAGACCGGCCCGGATGACTGCCGGCTGGCAGCTGAGATCTCGGCGAGCGCGCTCCGCCAATCCGAGATTTCCACGGCCTGTCTGCGGATGGAAGAAACCGTCTGCGACATGCTGCTTGAGGTTTTCGCCGCGGTCTCCGGTCTTGCACCAGAGATCTGCCGCGCCCGTTTCAGCTCGCAGGCCCGCTTTGTGGTCCTGGTGCTGCGCGGCTATGGCCAGCGCTCTGACCTCAGCCCCGACCCGACGCTGTCCCGGCTCATCCGGCGCAGCATTGACCAGATCCTTGACGATATCCACCTCGCTCCTGCTCACGGTTGA
- a CDS encoding efflux RND transporter periplasmic adaptor subunit, with protein sequence MRQLFAIAALAALPAFPLLAEDQPAPGIALPAIHVTPVTMQDLTQRLIVTGLIAAVEEVQVQPLIEGQPIEELRADIGDYVETGAVLAVLSSSSLDLQRAQSLAGLAQAKAAIAQSEAQQIEARAARDEAKRVSERTARLEAQGTATSAASDSAAAALQAAEARVDLAHETLAAAKAQADLAAAQLANVDLMLTRTEVKAPYGGRITARNATIGAVASAQGMPMFVLEKDGALELRADVPEAALPALRTGQPARLRAAGLSGPLDGTMRLIEPAIDTTTRQGRARISLPPEPSLRAGMFAEATITLAQDHLAAVPLSAISSKEGGEMLLRVRDGIVEEIPVVVMIRDQGLAGLAVGDQRPGDLVITRAGAFIRPGEKVNPVTEASLAAAPAPKDRAIPDQVQ encoded by the coding sequence ATGCGCCAGCTTTTTGCGATTGCCGCCCTTGCCGCCCTGCCCGCTTTCCCGCTGCTGGCCGAAGACCAGCCGGCGCCCGGGATTGCGCTGCCGGCGATCCATGTCACCCCGGTCACGATGCAGGATCTGACCCAGCGCCTGATCGTCACCGGGCTGATCGCTGCGGTCGAAGAGGTCCAGGTACAGCCGCTGATCGAAGGTCAGCCCATCGAGGAACTGCGCGCCGATATCGGCGATTATGTCGAAACCGGCGCGGTGCTGGCGGTGCTGTCCTCATCTTCGCTCGACCTCCAGCGCGCGCAGAGCCTTGCCGGTCTGGCCCAGGCGAAGGCGGCGATTGCCCAGTCCGAGGCGCAGCAGATCGAGGCCCGCGCCGCGCGGGACGAGGCAAAACGGGTCTCTGAGCGCACTGCCAGGCTTGAGGCTCAGGGCACCGCGACTTCGGCCGCGTCCGACAGCGCGGCGGCGGCGCTCCAGGCGGCCGAAGCGCGGGTTGATCTGGCGCATGAGACCCTGGCGGCCGCAAAGGCGCAGGCCGATCTGGCGGCGGCGCAGCTTGCCAATGTCGATCTCATGCTGACCCGGACCGAGGTGAAAGCCCCCTATGGCGGGCGCATCACCGCAAGGAATGCCACCATCGGCGCGGTCGCCTCGGCGCAAGGGATGCCGATGTTCGTGCTGGAAAAAGACGGCGCGCTGGAATTGCGTGCCGATGTCCCGGAGGCCGCGCTGCCCGCCTTGCGCACGGGCCAGCCTGCCCGCCTGCGCGCCGCCGGCCTCTCCGGCCCCCTTGACGGAACAATGCGCCTGATCGAACCCGCCATCGACACCACCACCCGTCAGGGCCGCGCACGGATCAGCCTGCCGCCCGAGCCCTCGCTCAGGGCGGGCATGTTTGCCGAGGCGACGATAACGCTGGCCCAGGATCACCTCGCCGCTGTGCCGCTTTCGGCCATCAGCAGCAAAGAGGGTGGCGAAATGCTCCTGCGGGTACGGGATGGGATCGTCGAAGAGATCCCGGTCGTTGTGATGATCCGCGATCAGGGGCTTGCCGGGCTTGCTGTGGGCGATCAGCGCCCCGGAGATCTGGTCATCACCCGCGCCGGCGCCTTCATCCGCCCGGGCGAGAAGGTCAATCCGGTCACGGAAGCCTCACTCGCCGCAGCTCCGGCCCCCAAAGATCGGGCCATCCCCGATCAGGTGCAGTGA
- a CDS encoding efflux RND transporter permease subunit, protein MNFSAWAIRNPVAPILAFVLLMALGWQSFNKLPITRFPNIDLPLVSVTVAQAGAAPAELETQVSKEIEDAVAGLNGVKNVTSNISDGLSTTLIEFRMEIPTETAVQDVKDAIDRITGDLPADVETPIVTKVDVEGQAIQTFAVSSSAMTIEELSWFTDDTLTRALQGRPGVGQVSRYGGVDREIRVDLDPLRLGSYGITALAVSQQLAQTNADLGSGKTEFGGGEQAIRTLGNQQTVQGLADATIALPNGRFVRLADLGEVRDGYGDPQSFVRQDGNPVVALAVYRSKGASEVSVAATVAEALTRVRADHPEVQISLIDDQVYYTQGNYQAALDTLIEGSILAVLVVLAFLRNWRATFIAAVALPLSAVPTFLVMDMIGFSLNLLSFLALTLATGILVDDAIVEIENIARHMRMGKSPWRASIDAADEIGLAVISTSATIIAVFVPVSFMPGIPGQYFMQFGLTVAVAVFFSLLVARLITPMMSAYIMRPKDAEGQMDEHRDGPVMRFYMRLVRLSTGPARMGRWRFLARYLTLIFAIVLVTGSVIAMSRIPGNLFPPDDESRFTISVELPPGSGLSETDRMTEAMRAAIAPTEGIEHILVTGGASPLGDRELRRATITVLLERRDVSLLRRLSDVAGQLPLIGSWATLPPSDTRTRPQDVIEAEVLTRLAAIPDIRAFKLGGPGGPGGRPLAYDILSPDADALSKAIEQLESALAGEPLLMNVSTEATLPRPEIRVTPRLEEAARLGVTTGAIAATLRTATIGDFDAALAKLSIDNRLIPIRVRLNDEARGDPDRLAALKVQTATGILVPLASVADIAISQGPAQIKRLNRLRVAQIGADLAPGIALGDATARFEALTSALDLPDGVILRPSGDAEIQAELLDSFANAMIMGLMLVLSVLILLFRSVIQPITILASLLLSVGGVAIALIITNNPVSMPVLIGILMLMGIVTKNAILLIDFAIEMRARGMERIAAVIEAGHKRARPIVMTSIAMSAGMLPSALGVGEGGTFRAPMAIAVTGGIIVSTVLSLVIVPAFYLIMDDISRLFARIFGRLIGSPEREPEAPAPEDLAARIEGLSARLESLTTAPRRNHAAE, encoded by the coding sequence ATGAATTTCTCTGCCTGGGCGATCCGCAACCCCGTCGCGCCAATCCTTGCCTTTGTCCTGCTGATGGCGCTTGGCTGGCAAAGTTTCAACAAACTGCCGATCACGCGCTTTCCCAATATCGACCTGCCGCTGGTCTCGGTCACCGTCGCCCAGGCCGGCGCCGCACCGGCAGAGCTGGAAACCCAGGTCAGCAAAGAGATCGAGGATGCCGTCGCCGGGCTGAACGGGGTAAAGAATGTCACTTCGAATATCTCGGACGGGCTTTCGACCACGCTGATCGAGTTTCGTATGGAGATCCCGACAGAAACGGCGGTCCAGGACGTCAAGGATGCGATTGACCGCATCACCGGCGATCTGCCCGCCGATGTCGAGACCCCCATCGTCACCAAGGTCGATGTCGAAGGCCAGGCGATCCAGACCTTCGCGGTTTCCTCCTCCGCCATGACCATCGAGGAATTGTCCTGGTTCACCGATGATACGCTGACCCGCGCATTGCAGGGCCGCCCGGGCGTGGGCCAGGTCAGCCGCTATGGCGGGGTCGACCGCGAGATCCGTGTCGATCTCGATCCGCTGCGCCTTGGCAGCTATGGCATCACCGCGCTGGCGGTCAGCCAGCAGCTCGCGCAGACCAATGCCGATCTCGGATCGGGCAAGACCGAATTCGGCGGTGGCGAACAGGCGATCCGCACGCTGGGGAACCAGCAGACGGTGCAGGGCCTGGCGGATGCGACCATCGCGCTGCCGAATGGCCGTTTCGTCCGCCTCGCCGATCTGGGCGAGGTCCGCGACGGTTACGGCGATCCGCAGAGCTTTGTGCGCCAGGACGGCAATCCGGTGGTGGCGCTGGCGGTCTACCGCTCGAAAGGCGCGTCCGAGGTCTCGGTCGCGGCCACTGTGGCCGAGGCGCTGACCCGGGTGCGTGCAGATCACCCGGAAGTGCAGATTTCCCTGATCGACGATCAGGTCTATTATACCCAGGGCAATTACCAGGCCGCCCTTGATACGCTGATCGAGGGCTCGATCCTTGCGGTTCTGGTCGTACTGGCTTTTCTCAGGAACTGGCGCGCGACCTTTATCGCCGCCGTCGCGCTGCCTTTGTCGGCCGTGCCGACCTTCCTCGTGATGGACATGATCGGCTTTTCGCTGAACCTTCTGTCCTTCCTCGCATTGACGCTGGCGACAGGGATCCTCGTCGATGATGCGATTGTCGAGATCGAGAATATCGCGCGGCATATGCGGATGGGGAAATCGCCCTGGCGCGCCTCGATTGATGCGGCGGATGAGATCGGCCTCGCGGTGATTTCAACCTCGGCGACGATCATCGCGGTTTTCGTGCCGGTCTCTTTCATGCCCGGCATTCCCGGACAGTACTTCATGCAATTCGGGCTGACGGTCGCGGTCGCAGTGTTCTTCTCACTGCTGGTTGCCAGGCTGATCACGCCGATGATGTCAGCCTATATCATGCGGCCGAAAGATGCCGAAGGCCAAATGGATGAGCATCGGGATGGTCCGGTGATGCGCTTCTATATGCGGCTCGTGCGGCTGAGCACCGGCCCCGCCCGCATGGGCCGCTGGCGCTTTCTCGCCCGCTACCTGACCCTGATCTTTGCCATCGTGCTGGTGACCGGCTCGGTGATCGCCATGTCGCGGATCCCCGGCAACCTCTTCCCGCCCGATGACGAAAGCCGCTTCACCATCTCGGTCGAACTGCCGCCCGGCTCGGGCCTTTCTGAAACCGACCGCATGACCGAAGCGATGCGTGCGGCCATCGCGCCGACCGAAGGCATCGAGCATATCCTCGTCACGGGCGGCGCCTCGCCTCTGGGCGACCGCGAACTGCGCCGCGCCACTATCACCGTGCTGCTGGAACGCCGCGATGTCAGCCTCCTGCGACGGCTCTCAGATGTGGCCGGCCAGCTGCCGCTGATCGGATCCTGGGCGACACTGCCGCCCTCTGACACCCGCACCCGCCCCCAGGACGTGATCGAGGCCGAAGTCCTGACCCGCCTCGCCGCGATCCCCGATATCCGCGCCTTCAAGCTCGGCGGCCCCGGAGGCCCGGGCGGCCGGCCTCTCGCCTATGACATCCTCTCGCCTGACGCAGACGCGCTGTCCAAAGCCATCGAGCAGCTGGAAAGCGCGCTGGCCGGCGAGCCGCTCCTGATGAATGTCTCGACCGAGGCCACGCTGCCGCGCCCCGAGATCCGCGTCACCCCCCGCCTTGAAGAGGCCGCGCGGCTTGGCGTCACCACCGGCGCCATTGCGGCCACCCTGCGCACCGCCACCATCGGCGATTTCGATGCGGCGCTTGCCAAGCTCTCGATCGACAACCGCCTGATCCCGATCCGGGTGCGGCTGAATGACGAGGCGCGCGGCGACCCGGACCGGCTGGCCGCGCTGAAGGTGCAGACCGCCACAGGCATTCTGGTGCCGCTGGCCTCGGTCGCCGATATCGCGATCTCGCAGGGCCCGGCGCAGATCAAACGGCTGAACCGGCTCCGGGTTGCGCAGATCGGCGCTGACCTCGCCCCCGGGATCGCGCTCGGCGATGCCACCGCCCGGTTCGAGGCACTGACCTCGGCGCTCGACCTGCCAGACGGCGTCATCCTGCGCCCCTCGGGCGATGCCGAGATCCAGGCCGAACTCCTCGACAGTTTCGCCAATGCGATGATCATGGGGCTGATGCTGGTGCTGTCGGTGCTGATCCTTCTGTTCCGCTCGGTCATCCAGCCAATCACCATCCTTGCCTCGCTGCTCCTCTCGGTCGGAGGCGTCGCCATCGCCCTGATCATCACCAATAACCCGGTCTCAATGCCGGTGCTGATCGGCATTCTGATGCTGATGGGGATTGTCACGAAAAACGCCATCCTGCTGATCGATTTCGCCATCGAGATGCGCGCGCGCGGCATGGAGCGGATCGCCGCCGTGATCGAGGCCGGCCATAAACGTGCCCGCCCTATCGTCATGACCTCGATCGCGATGTCGGCGGGGATGCTGCCTTCGGCGCTCGGTGTTGGCGAGGGCGGAACGTTCCGCGCACCGATGGCCATCGCGGTCACCGGCGGCATCATCGTCTCAACGGTCCTCAGCCTCGTGATCGTGCCGGCCTTCTACCTGATCATGGACGATATCTCGCGCCTCTTCGCCCGGATCTTCGGCCGTCTGATCGGCAGCCCGGAGCGCGAACCAGAGGCCCCCGCGCCTGAGGACCTCGCAGCCCGCATCGAGGGCCTCTCGGCAAGGCTCGAGAGCCTCACCACAGCGCCGCGCCGCAATCATGCCGCGGAATAA
- a CDS encoding Fur family transcriptional regulator → MTQALRDGGVRVTRQREALVRVLTESADHPDATELHRRAQVIDDTVSLATVYRTLTVLEREGVIHRHSFENGSARFEVAAQGHHDHILDLDSGEIIEFHSEKIEELQRRIAAEMGYEIVHHRLELYCRKV, encoded by the coding sequence ATGACCCAGGCGCTCCGCGATGGCGGGGTGCGGGTGACCCGGCAACGCGAGGCGCTGGTCCGGGTCCTGACCGAATCCGCCGATCACCCGGATGCGACCGAGCTGCATCGCCGCGCGCAGGTGATCGATGACACGGTGTCTTTGGCGACGGTCTACCGCACGCTGACCGTGCTGGAACGCGAGGGCGTGATCCATCGCCATTCGTTTGAAAACGGCTCGGCCCGGTTCGAGGTCGCGGCCCAGGGCCATCATGATCATATCCTCGATCTCGACAGTGGCGAGATCATCGAATTCCACAGTGAGAAGATCGAGGAATTGCAGCGCCGGATCGCCGCCGAGATGGGCTATGAGATCGTCCATCACCGGCTGGAGCTGTATTGCCGCAAGGTCTGA